The Aestuariibaculum lutulentum genome segment ATATCCTACTCCGGTTTTAACGCGGGTTGTACAAACCGATCCAGGTCCTATACCAACTTTAACAATATCGGCTCCGGAAAGTAATAGTTCTTCGACCATTTCACCGGTAACTACATTTCCGGCAATTATAACTTTATCAGGGTATTGTTCACGGGTTTTCTTTACGAATTCAGCAAAGTGTTCAGAATAGCCATTAGCAACATCAATACAAATGAATTTTAAGTAAGGATTGAATTTAAAAATAGAGGCTAGTTTTTCTGAATCCTGCTCACTTATTCCTGTGCTAACAGCTATATAGTTTTCGATGTTTTCAGGTAGGTTAGATGAAAAAACATTCCAATCGGTAATAGAATAATGTTTGTGTATGGCGGTAAAGATTTGTTTTTCAGATAAGGCTTTAGCCATTTCAAAAGTGCCAACGGTATCCATATTAGCAGCCATAATTGGAATGCCTGACCATTCTAATGGGCTGTGTAAAAATTTGAATTCGCGTTCTAAGCTCACTTCAGACCGGCTTTTTAAAGTAGATCGTTTCGGACGAATCATAACATCTTTAAATCCAAGTTTTATATCATATTCTATACGCATAAATAATTGATTAGGGTTGTGACATGTATCTTGTTATAAATTTAAAAAAAACAAAATAATTATATAGGTTTAAATGCCTGTAATACACTTGTTAATTCGTATAATTATGGATATGTTTGTTAAAAGACTTTTTAAATGCGATTTGTCCCAGGTAAAAAACGTGTAAAATTAAAAACCGCAATTTCTTCAATATTATTAGCCTCTGTTGCTGGTGTCATTTTTTTGGGATATTGTTTTGTAGAACAAAAACTACCTGTAAAAACCATTGCTATAATTCTATTCGGAATGGTCGTGATTCAGGTTTTGTTACTTCAGTATTTTTATAAAAACGAATTAAAGAACAGGACGAAGCGTAAGCATTCTAAAGTATTAATAGACGAATTAAAGCAGAAGTTAGCTCAGGCTAATAAGGAAGCTGACTTTAGTGCTGAATATTTAGCGAACATAAGTTATGAGTTTAGAACGTCTTTAAGTACGGTTTTGGGTATGATAGAAATGCTTAAGAAAACCGATTTAGATGAAGCACAACATATGCAGCTGGAAATCGCTAACATTTCATCGAAGTATATGCATCAGTTGGTAAATATGTTTTCGAGTAATTATGAAGTTAATAACGGTGACATTGTTTTAAATGAAGTTCCTTTCGATTTAAATACTGAATTAATAAACCTGTTCAAAGTGTTCGACTATCAGGCATGGGAAAAAGGATTGACTTTCGATTATAAATTTTTGAAATCTGATGAACCAAAATTTTCCTTAATAGGTGATGAATTGCGAATTCAGCAGGTATTAATTAATCTGGTAAACAATGCTATTAAATTCACAAATAAGGGAAAAATTTCCATTATTGTAGATCAAACCATAGCCATAAACGATGAACAAATTGTAACCTTTTATGTGAAGGATACAGGTGTTGGGATGCCTACTGAAATGGTAAAACAGATTTTTAATAGTTCTAAAACTGAAGCAACCGTTTTAACCAAGGAATATCGTGGTGGCGGTTTAGGCTTGTCTACCTGTCATAAACTGGTGAAGTTGATGGGAGGTGAACTGAAAATAGAAACCCAGGAAAATGAAGGAACAACATTTTACTTTAGTTTGCAATTGAAAAAGACCTTAAATGTGAAGGTTGAAACTAAAGTGTCTGAGCCATTATTGGTTAAAAAGCGAAATGTTTTAGTGGCAGAAGATAGCAGAATGAATCGTCGTGTACTTAAGTATTTGCTGGAGCAACAAGGTGTTGATTGTACGTTTGCAAAAAATGGGGTAGAGGCTGTTGAATTGTATAAGTTACTGGATTTCGATTTGGTTTTTATGGATTTGTATATGCCGGATTTGAATGGATTTGAAGCTGCAAAAGCCATTAAACAGACTGATAAATATCGGATAAGTAAAACACCTATAATAGCTGTTTCGGCAAGTGATTTTAAAGAAGATAAGGTAAAAGTGAAGGAGCTTGGTTTGAATGCTTTCTTATCTAAACCAATTGACATATATAAGCTAAAAGATATTTTGATAAAATACCTTTTAGCTCAAAAAAAGGTAAGTTAATTACAGTCTATTTTACTGCAATAACACTAATTTCTACATTTACATTTTTAGGTAAACAAGCCACTTGAACAGTTTCTCGCGCAGGTGCTGTTTCTTCATTAAAGTAGCTTCCGTAAACGTCGTTAATGTTTACAAACTCGCCCATATCGCTAATAAAAATCGAGGCTTTAACCACATTTTCAAAAGTCATACCGGCAGCCTCTAAAACCGCTTTCAGGTTTTCCATAACTTGTTTAGTCTCGGTTTTAATATCGTCAAGAACCAATGCTCCGGTTTCCGGATTAAAAGCAATTTGTCCAGAGGTGTAAAGCGTATTTCCGGTTAAAACAGCTTGGTTGTAAGGACCAATAGGAGCAGGGGCTTTGGGAGTTGTAATTATTTGTTTCATTTCTAATTTATAAGGAAATTATGTGCTTATTATAAAGTAATATCCGGTTGTCTGCGTTTCTCGTATTTTAAGTCTTTTAGCATACTTGATTTAATTCCTATGAAGAAATTCCAGGAAGTTCTGTCACTAAAAGGAATCCAGCTAAAGTTCATGCGCCAGCTTTTTAAATCACGCTCAAAACGTAACTGAGTATAGGTAAACCCGGCATTTTTTAAATCGTAACCCGAAGAATAACCAATCGACCATTTGTCGGATAGTTTAACGTCTCCAGAGAACATCAAAGAGTGTGACGAAATCTGGTTTTCACGACGCGAATTCGAATAGTTTACAGCATAGGCAATACGTAAACTCCAAGGAATACTATAGCTGTATAATCCGTTTTCAGCGCCATCACTTTCTTCTCCTTCTTCACTGAATTGCTGGTTAGCGAAATCTTCAGAAACCCCAAACATATCATCATCACGACCACCACTACGAATGTTTTCCTGAATACCGCGGTCGTTACTTTTATCTCTGGATTTTCCATTTTTACTGGAAATAGACCAGCTGGTTGTCAGGTTCGCACTGGTTAATCTGAAAAGACTTCCGCCGTTATCAATATTAAATTTGTCAATTTTTTGATTGTTGTTATCTAAGGCGTAAGGATCTAAAGTGGCACCAAAGTTAACACTCATTTTGTTGTTAAAGAACTGTGTTCCACCGCTCATTCTTACTGGGCTCCATTGTAATGAATCGCCAGCAAAGTTGTAAGAAGTTGAAAAGTTTAAGTTGTTTAAAAGCACAATTTTCTTAGCTTCTTTTGCAGTAGAATCTTTATCGCGAACTTTAGCCTCTAAGTTATTCGATACCGAAATACCCATGGAGCTTGAAAAGGTTTTATTAGGTGAACCGAAAATACCATTTTGGAAACGTGTATATTCTAAATCTACACCTTCATAAATCGCATCAAGTTCGCCTTGAGTTAAACCATCGGCATTAACCACTTCGGCAGATTCGTAATATTTATCGAAAGCTGGATTGATATTATAACTAACAG includes the following:
- a CDS encoding GMP reductase, giving the protein MRIEYDIKLGFKDVMIRPKRSTLKSRSEVSLEREFKFLHSPLEWSGIPIMAANMDTVGTFEMAKALSEKQIFTAIHKHYSITDWNVFSSNLPENIENYIAVSTGISEQDSEKLASIFKFNPYLKFICIDVANGYSEHFAEFVKKTREQYPDKVIIAGNVVTGEMVEELLLSGADIVKVGIGPGSVCTTRVKTGVGYPQLSAIIECADAAHGLGGQIISDGGCTIPGDIAKAFGAGADFVMLGGMLAGHTESGGEIIEKNGKPFRKFYGMSSSTAMEKHVGGVAEYRASEGKTVEVPYRGDVENTVQDILGGLRSTCTYVGAQRLKELTKRTTFIRVNEQENRVYTE
- a CDS encoding ATP-binding protein encodes the protein MRFVPGKKRVKLKTAISSILLASVAGVIFLGYCFVEQKLPVKTIAIILFGMVVIQVLLLQYFYKNELKNRTKRKHSKVLIDELKQKLAQANKEADFSAEYLANISYEFRTSLSTVLGMIEMLKKTDLDEAQHMQLEIANISSKYMHQLVNMFSSNYEVNNGDIVLNEVPFDLNTELINLFKVFDYQAWEKGLTFDYKFLKSDEPKFSLIGDELRIQQVLINLVNNAIKFTNKGKISIIVDQTIAINDEQIVTFYVKDTGVGMPTEMVKQIFNSSKTEATVLTKEYRGGGLGLSTCHKLVKLMGGELKIETQENEGTTFYFSLQLKKTLNVKVETKVSEPLLVKKRNVLVAEDSRMNRRVLKYLLEQQGVDCTFAKNGVEAVELYKLLDFDLVFMDLYMPDLNGFEAAKAIKQTDKYRISKTPIIAVSASDFKEDKVKVKELGLNAFLSKPIDIYKLKDILIKYLLAQKKVS
- a CDS encoding RidA family protein; the protein is MKQIITTPKAPAPIGPYNQAVLTGNTLYTSGQIAFNPETGALVLDDIKTETKQVMENLKAVLEAAGMTFENVVKASIFISDMGEFVNINDVYGSYFNEETAPARETVQVACLPKNVNVEISVIAVK